From Bacteroidia bacterium, the proteins below share one genomic window:
- a CDS encoding DUF962 domain-containing protein has protein sequence MKTMQTWLDEYQVSHQNKTNKTIHWICIPHIFFTVVGFLWSIKLPLELTAGFQANVALIALALVFVYYALLSIPLAIGMGLFSLFCAFLCYQIELAQFMPLWQLCLIIFVLAWIGQFYGHNVEGKKPSFLKDLQFLMIGPAWIMADIFKRFGIKY, from the coding sequence ATGAAAACTATGCAAACCTGGCTTGATGAGTACCAAGTGAGCCACCAAAACAAAACCAATAAAACCATTCATTGGATATGTATTCCGCATATCTTTTTTACTGTGGTAGGGTTTTTATGGAGTATTAAATTGCCGTTGGAACTAACTGCCGGCTTTCAGGCTAATGTGGCCTTAATAGCCCTAGCCTTGGTTTTTGTATACTATGCTTTGCTTTCTATTCCTTTGGCCATCGGTATGGGTTTGTTTTCGCTTTTCTGTGCCTTTCTATGCTACCAAATTGAATTGGCTCAGTTTATGCCGCTTTGGCAATTGTGTTTGATCATTTTTGTACTCGCCTGGATCGGGCAATTTTATGGTCATAATGTAGAAGGTAAAAAGCCTTCTTTCTTAAAAGATTTGCAGTTTTTAATGATTGGCCCTGCTTGGATTATGGCCGATATTTTTAAACGTTTTGGAATAAAATACTAA